The DNA window ctcaagaagctaatagcccatattactctcttgagtggtgcacCTTAAACCTTCATACGCTTCCCTATTTATAGGAAAACAACGGAAGGCTTTCCTTGGCTGCCATCGATGTGGGATGGAAATGTTTGCCACACAAGTCAAGCCGCTATGCTTGACAATTCAACAGGGGCTGTGCCAGGTTCGATACCAAGCATTTGGAAGGAAACATGATCACGGTTCCATTGAGAGGTATCCATGTGACAAATTGCAATAGCTTCAACCTTATCACCATTCTCTCCAGATAGAACAGTCCTGTATAAACGATTATCGCCCTGCTGATAGTGGCAATAGAAAACTATGAAAGGATATGGCATGGTGTGACAGCTGACCATCTTTGGATTTGAAATTCGTTCAGGAGCTTCTGTGATTGTATAGTTCTGTAATCTAGCAGCATTAGATTTTGCGAGGTGATGCGTTGATAAAACTTCAATATCGGTATTCAATCCCAAGATCATTCGTGCAAAATCTACCAATGACTCGTAGGATGTGGCACAAGCCTTGGATTTTCCCTTGATAGGCTTAGTCTCGCATGCTCGGAGTGTATCTTCCATCACTTGGGCCTTGCGAGATCCTTGAGGGAATGAAAAGTGTTGAAGAATTTGTGGGAGTTTTGCCAATGAAAAGGGGATAGGATCGGCTTGTTCTCTAGGCCAGAGATAAGGAGAGGACAAAGGACTAGGATCTCCGTCAGGGAAAAGGATACTCATTGTTTTGCCTAACTTGAGATCATCAAAAACGAAAAACACGGTTGTACTTGGATCCATCTGATGCATCCCGTGGGATGAGGAGTGAGAATGATCATGCATTGACATCTTTTCTTGGACGTGAGCAACATGATCTCTCTTGCTATTTCTCTGAGGATTATTGACATCCATGCGCTGATGCCTGATTGCATTAGTACCATCAACGGGGACAAAATCACAAGTTCCCTGTAATGGTTGTGCAGTGTTGTGAGAAAGTGAGAATTCAATCCACCATATATGATATAtcacaaaaaagaaatagagggAAAGCAACTTACCAGAACAATTAACAGATGAAAGAGGAGATTCCAACAAGCAAGTCCTTTGGAATCCATCAGTTGGTAGATATTATTTCTCTAGCTGGCAACTCCTCTTTGAAGGTGTTTGCAAGAGCAAAAATAAAGTGTACTTGCTTTGAAGGTTGTTTTTCAACATACTATAACTAGAATATGACCCATTGAAAGATGCATGTTTCTTGTCGCGGTTAAAAAATGAACCAAGATATTTGATACTCAAATCAAGTTCCGTTCAATAAGATTTCTTGTAAAattactaatcaagtcaagtttAAATAGCATTTTGTAATCTGTCAACTTCAAATTTGACTTGAATTTAACTCGATtatcataaaataaaatttaaatataaataattCAAGCTACTCAAACTTGACTCGTACTTAGCTTATAAAAGCTCGTTTGAGTTCGACTCAATAAATAAACAAGTCAAGTTTAAATATAATTTCGAACttgttaaaataattaaataaacttTTAGAGTGTTCGGCTTCTAAAAACTCGTTTACACCTGTATTTCTTGTGCGCTTTGTAATCACATCGATGGATAGACATGAGGCTAGGCTTATTCTAGTAGATCTAGACCCAAAATCACTAAATTACTTTAGGGTGTTTGGCTTATCAAAGCTTGCTTACGCCCATATTTCTTGCGCGCTTTGTAATCAGATCAATTGACAGACGTGAGACTAGGCTCAATCTAGTGAATCTAAACCCAAA is part of the Coffea eugenioides isolate CCC68of chromosome 6, Ceug_1.0, whole genome shotgun sequence genome and encodes:
- the LOC113774553 gene encoding BURP domain protein USPL1-like gives rise to the protein MDSKGLACWNLLFHLLIVLGTCDFVPVDGTNAIRHQRMDVNNPQRNSKRDHVAHVQEKMSMHDHSHSSSHGMHQMDPSTTVFFVFDDLKLGKTMSILFPDGDPSPLSSPYLWPREQADPIPFSLAKLPQILQHFSFPQGSRKAQVMEDTLRACETKPIKGKSKACATSYESLVDFARMILGLNTDIEVLSTHHLAKSNAARLQNYTITEAPERISNPKMVSCHTMPYPFIVFYCHYQQGDNRLYRTVLSGENGDKVEAIAICHMDTSQWNRDHVSFQMLGIEPGTAPVCHFFPAENFVLVPSTSSI